Genomic window (Ostrinia nubilalis chromosome 23, ilOstNubi1.1, whole genome shotgun sequence):
agttaatattttatttacatacatccTAGCAaaaaaatcctactaatattataaatgcaaaagtttggatgtctggatatttgttactctttcacgcaaaaactactgaacggattttgattgaaactttacagtattattgtttataacccagaataacataatataggctattatataatttatgacgatctgtgacaaattaaatttcacgcgggtgaagccgcgggcaaaagctagttagataatattttatttacattggcATCATCCTAgagataaattaaattttttcgAAGATAATATGTGTGGTTTGACAGTTGGTAAATGGTTAGGTAGTACATCATATACACCCTGTAAGGGCATAGCAAGTATTaagtttaataaacataaaGGTATATTTAGCTGAATTAATTCTTAAGTAAGATACATTAAATTTTTTCGAAGATAATATGTGTGGTTTGACAGTTGGTAAATGGTTAGGTAGTACATCATATGCACCCTGTAAGGGCATAGCAAGTATTaagtttaataaacataaaGGTATATTTAGCTGAATTAATTCTTAAGATACATTAAATTTTTTCGAAGATAATATGTGTGGTTTGACAGTTGGTAAATGGTTAGGTAGTACATCATATACACCCTGTAAGGGCATAGCAAGTATTaagtttaataaacataaaGGTATATTTAGCTGAATTAATTCTTAAGTAAGATACATTAAATTTTTTCGAAGATAACATGTGTGGTTTGACAGTTGGTAAATGGTTAGGTAGTACATCATATGCACCCTGTAAGGGCATAGCAAGTATTaagtttaataaacataaaGGTATATTTAGCTGAATTAATTCTTAAGATACATTAAATTTTTTCGAAGATAATATGTGTGGTTTGACAGTTGGTAAATGGTTAGGTAGTACATCATATGCACCCTGTAAGGGCATAGCAAGTATTaagtttaataaacataaaGGTATATTTAGCTGAATTAATTCTTAAGTAAGATACATTAAATTTTTTCGAAGATAATTCGATATTTTGGCGaatgtgaagtttaattgttaaCTCTATGTGCtatagaatgctgtttgttttcctaacaataaaaaaaaagagagTATTTTAACAAGAAGCATCAGAGTCTGTGATGTCGTCGTTAAAATACTCTCTTTTTTTTTGGGGCGTACGGCATACATTCGCCCAGTTCTCTGTGGTTGACAGGCGGAAAACCAAAGAGTCCAGAGAACTGGGCGAATTGGGTACTGTGTCCGCCTCTGCCGTATCAACGGACGCGTCGCTTTCGGCAATCTCCTCGTTGTGATctgtataaaaatgataaatgttAGTAATATTACAAGTTTGGCGCACTGCAGTGGCAGTGGGCacgcaataataatatgatatttaCCAAACTCGACATCAGCCGGCACCTGTAGAGGCGGCGTCGGGTCCCTGGACCCGTGGCCAATCTCGTTGTGAActgtataaaaatgataaatgttAGTAATATTACAAGTTTGGCGCACTGCAGTGGCAGTGGGCacgcaataataatatgatatttaCCAAACTCGACGTCAGCCGGCACCTGTAGAGGCGGCGTCGGGTCCCTGGACCCGTGGCCAATCTCCTCGTTGTGAActgtataaaaatgataaattttagTAATATTACAAGTTTGGCGCACTGCAGTGGCAGTGGGCacgcaataataatatgatatttaCCAAACTCGACGTCAGCCGGCACTTGTAGAGGCGGCGTCGGTTGCCACGAAGTTGATGGCTGTAGTGGATCCACTTGCGGCGTAGGTTGCAGTGGATCCACTACTTCGGGCAGCTCCCTCTCAGGAGAAGCATTTCTATACAGAAAAATCAGTAATTACATGTTGATCTAGCACATTCAAATAAAGGTAAAATATCaaaaaggtaggtacttacaaagTTCGCCGTTTGCGCGGAGGCGCGTCGGGAAGGTCGTCCTTGTCGGCCGCCGACAAGTTCGCAAAATGTCTTTGCGAAACTTGTCGGGCGGCTCTGACAGTAAGAAGTGCTTCCctgcaaaaacaaaataattatacagctCACCTTCGTACCTGTTACTAAAACACATACGCAACAAACACTAAAAAGGGCCATAGTAAGTGATTACAGATATAGATACTTACGGATCCTCAGCACCTCTGCCTCTATTGGCACCGCGACCGCGACCGCGGCCACGGCCACGGCCTTGGCCTTGGCCTGAGGTTGAGGGCAAATTTTCTTCGTtagatctaaaaaaaatttgatAAATGTTTTAGTGCAAAAAAGTCAAGACCACGTCATATACAGCCGCACACCAATAGCACATTTAAGCGAAAACAGTGCAATACGAATTTTTCATTTTAGTGAGTGACCAGTGTCTACCGAGTTAGACTAGATGAGCAAGGCAGatgtgaaaaataatatttgaaatttattaggaTCATAAACAGCCtattacagtccactgctggtcaCTTGATGAGCCTCCACTTTAGTAAAGTAATATAATCATGTGCcctagttaattttttttttaaatcaattgatttaaaaagtatctagtatgtaaaataattaataaaatattataattttagaataaaatgaaattaaatattacttGTATAGAACTTAATGTATATAAAactctttttattcaaaaaacatgaaataatggttattttaggtattttttcGTGCGTGCGTTGTTAGTgcaaaaacatgaaaaaaaatttataaaaacatgcTTATTTATAAAATCCCGTTTTTGATTTTATGTAGTGCATAAATATGCGAACcaaacgcaaaaaaaaatatataaaccaaatgcaaaaacaaaaatagctgAAATATCCGACAACaagtaacaaaattaaagtaCTCACGACATTCTTCCTACGCAGCAACAGCTCACTGTAAAGAAAAAAATGGCACTTTTCAAGTCGCTTCATAGATAAAACAGCGCATCAAAAtggttaataaaaataaaaagtagacgtaaatacaataaaataaatagtcaaattaatttaaagtcataataaaaaAGCCGACGACCGGAAATCCATGTTAGTCACCCCACCAAAAAAAACTTCAAACTAATGTCAAACTAATGTCAAACTAATGTCAAACCGTGTCTGTGAGCTTGGAGCATTTGATCCACAAAACACCGTTACACACTTTTATTGATATTTCTCACGTTTTACATCAGAATATGCCTCATGTTTACGTATTTAGCTAAAATGATAAATACTGCAACTAATAAAAGAAACATTTAGAGATTAGTGGTAATTTAGATCATTTAAAAGTCAATGAATCGGAACAGACGTCGTTCATACTTAGGGTACTTTTGCATTCATCACAGcttttttcaatgaaaattgCTAACAAACCTcacaaaatagataaataattgaAGAATATTTACCGTTCTATGATCTAATACAAATTTCAAGTATTAAAACTCTGCCAACGTAGCTCACTCAAGGCGGCAAGTAGGCAAAGTGCGTAATGAAAATAGAGTAACTTTGATGAcagataactttttattttccttCTAGGCCGTATCCAAGGCGTATATCATTATACAGCCCGGTTCGTCAGGAACGTACTGTAGTAATCTTAATGCAATCTAATAAAAATTGAGCGTGCTGTGCCGCGAAATGTGAACCTACATTTTGTGGATCATATGCTCCACGCCACAGACGGGGCCATTTTGACATTGGAGCATATGCTCCACGCCACAGTGAGGTGGTTGAGAAGTTGACAATGGATTCCGATGGTTGTATTTGAGCATTGTTGGCTTTAGTGGCATCAACTGAATGCAGTAGTGTATTATGTCGCTCGTTACACTGCCTACATGGACCCATACGACACTCGCGGGCCGGGTGTCCTTGACGTAAACAGTTCGAACATAACTTATATTTAGAAACGTCTACTAACCTATCCtgtattgattttgatttaaaaattgaaCATTCGTATATTTTATGACCTTTGTTGCAAATAATACAGACGTGTGAATTATTATTGTTGGAATTTAAAGTTGCATTATGTGAATTTGTTTGAAAAGTTGATTGATTGctattaaaatttgaattttgaattgattttacgtaattatttgtgtttttagaattattattatattgattacGACTAGTAGATTCTAATATGTGTGCCCGGTcaattaaaaactgcttaaattgtTCTAAGGTGGGAACATCTCCTAAATTGCTACGTTGTTCTTCCCACTTTATGAGAGTATGGTTATGAAGTTTAGAGcaaatgaaaaatataattaatgtgtCCCAGTGCTCTGTGGGCTGACCTAGATTGGCTAGGGCACGCAAGTTTTTGGTGACATGATCTACTACAAATCGTAGGGAACTTTCAGTTTCGCGTGTCGACTGTTGCAAATTATACAATGATTTAAGATGATGATTAATGAGTAGTCTTTTGTCATTATAACGCTGGTAAATTAATTGCCAAGCATCATTATAATTGGCAGAAGACACCTCAATATTTGAAATAACACGAGCTGCATCTCCCTCTAAATAGGAAATCAAATAGTGAAACTTTTGAATGGATGACAAGCGTTCATTGTTATGAATTAAATTAGAGAAAGTGTCGCGGAACTCTAACCAGCGGAAATATGATCCGTCAAATTTGGCTATTTGGATTTGAGGTAGGCGAACACTAGAATCTGCGTCAAAAGATTGAGCCTCTAAAAATAAAGATTCGCGGCGTTTTTTGTCTTGACTTATTAATTTCGATTCATTTTGTTCATCTAAGAAACTCTTTGCCATAGCTATGCACAAAATAAAGTCTTGCTCAATGCGTTCACGCTCGTCCATCTCAAAATCCAAATTTTCAGAATTTATTAATTCGATCTGAGTTTGCAGCTCGTCATATTTGGCCAACTGACCCTCGAACTTGCTGAGTTTAAGTGACAATTCAGCAATCTCAATGGTCGTCAGCGAGGGCTGCTTTGTAACTTTGTTTAAGTAATTTCTAAATCTAGCAATTTGCCCTTTAATTGAACTACGTTTTACTAATAAATCCTTTGACATCGAATGCCTCGATGCCAAATGCGGTGATAAAGTGGCTGGATCAGTCATTATTTCGtattaaaatgtcaaattactaagaaaatattgttttgaaatgtaaattgtagtattgaaatgcgtttaattaataaattatagaaTGTTTAAAGAATTTAcacgataaaaaataattatgcgaggtagttcaaatcaaaattacaaaGCCGCGCCTCAGAAAGAcacaaatttataataaaaagaatACGTATCTCACGCCCTCAGCCCCGACGGCAGCCAGGAAGCCGGTGTTGACGCGTTGAATCAGCTGATGTCCCGTTAGCCGGCTCGTTGAGGTCGGCCGCTGGCACAACTGAAATATTCGGCAAAAATACTAAAAACCGGGAAACTACTGGCGCGATACGTTATTACAATTAGGATTTGGCTTTAATTACTTGAAAATAAGAGAAATTGCAATGATTTGATGATATTTTGAAcaatgaataaaaattatgGGGTAGACACAATTTGCACAAGTGAAAGTTTTTACTAAATTGGATAGGATTTCgggaataaaaaaggtttaGGTGTGGTTTAATGGTGTTGGGATGATGTAAGGAAGGAATAATCAGGGCACTTATCTGAAATCCAGGCTGCGAGGTGGAGCTTTTGCTGCGTCACTGCTCGGCTGACTCCAGGTGTCCTTGGATTAATCTTCCAGATTGTCCGAATTTGCAGTCCTGTCACGGTCGCCAATGTTCGCGCCTTGCAGACGCGATggaattttatgaataaaactcggaaactgcttatttcgttgtattcttgagacgttacaattttgatgttgttcgATCGGAATCCAAAAGAGAAGTGATTTTATACAATGGTTCTCAATATAAAGTATTGACTGACAAAAGTTATGTGACATTTACATTAGAAGTAGATTTTGCTATTAGAATATGACGAGGCGCGAGTAGGGCCGCAACACTGATATTTATAGTTCACCTATTTACTAGTAATTGGTAATACTTACTAAACATAcaaattaagtccgccactttACTCTACTTTTGTGCATCAAGCATGTAGCTTAgggtaaattaaatttttgtttcAGACAAATCTTTGAACATTATTTTTGCCTCAAATCAACAAAACTTGTGCAATTTGCTATTATTAAAACTAACAAAACTGGTTTAAAGTTTCACATGAATCATGGATCCACTTTCGTCACTTAAAAGCCTTGCTGTTACAAAACTCTTCGATAATGTTTGGATTTCGTGTATTTTTCGGCGAGATGACAGGAAAACCCGGGTTCAATTCCGGGAATTATTGAAAAACAACCTTCTAGACAGCATGGCGAAAATtgcaaatcctccatttgcctctggtgaatTAGAGAGGATCATTCTCCTGCTAGTAGAgactatgatgatgatgatgatgattattattattattataaagagctgtggttttctgaataaagaaaaataaataaataaatgataattaattatgaagGAACATAATGAACTGGAGTAAAATTAAGTAGTAtgtttttattacttaataattattaaccaGAAACTCACcgttaaacaaaaataatatgattCGATTATTCTCTCTAATTAACAAAGGAACATTAAAAACACCacgttttaattttataacaGAAAATTTTAACTAAGGTACATTTTAACTTACATAATGTTTGTTGTTAGTTTATGTATAGTAGTAGTTGGGTGTATACAAATGATacattaacttatttattttgtcttcAGTCAGTAGTTTGTCTCATCACCGTTTTCCACTTCATAACAAGTAACCACAATACACAATAACTCTTTGGTTCAGGTAAGTTCTTAAAACCTCCCCCAAAAACCCTGTAACCAAGAAGGCACTAGCAAAAAGtattaaggttgaaaatagtttaaaccACCCAAATGTCCTTCATCGCGTTGTCTCTGCTTCGCCAGTCTTTCATCAGCACGACCATCTATCCCTAGACCCAATCGTTCAATCAAATACACAGATTTATCGCCGTTGAGTTCCACGAACTGCTTCCTtctttttaaagaaatatctgGGTCAAATATCCAAGTTTGCTGATCGTGGATTACGGGATGTCCAACGAAATTAGTCCTTATGAAGTTCTCGATTGGTCCTGGAGGCTCACGAGTTTGGGATGAGGCTGCATGGCATAGCATGCCACATGCACCCAGGAACTGGAAATTAAAAAGTAACCTGTCAATATTTGCGCGGGAaaattttgacagcgcgaaaaacGTTCGGAAATTGACACTTTAAAAAATCGTTACAAATAATAAGGTCAAGTTATCACAGCACGAAATAACACTCACAATTAAAAGTTTCATTGTGGTATGGTGTAGCAAGACCAACTCGCGTGACTCGAGAAACGATACTGGTCGTACGGCAAGTTGTTTATTGcaacttttacatttaaaacaGTTCAGCTCGGTTACTTCACACGTCCGATCAAGTTACAACATCCACCGACTGGCAGTGAAGCCAATCTGCAAGTCCTTTCGTCCTAAGTATATAGAAATTACGAGTATGTGGCAAGATTTTTTTGTTCTCCtcacaaatattataattttgaccTGTGACCTCGTATTTATTGCTTAATCCACTTTGAGTATTATGTGAATGATGACTAATGAGTTTCTTATTATAACTCAGTCACAATAATAGAGGAAAAGTATGTAAGAGATTTCAAAACTGTTAGATCTAATACTGTTGAGCTTTTATTAGATAGAAATTAAGTATCTCCTAGAATTACCGCAATACTTGATTATTAGTGAATCGGTATTAGGCTGCTTTATaatcaactagctttccgcccgcggcttcacgcgcgtggacccctgaaccctatgtttttccaaaataaaatttagccttatacagaagctcaaagttgcacagcgtgctatggagagggctatgcttggtgtttctttgcgagatcgaatcagaaatgaggagatccgtaaacgaaccaaagtcgctgacatagcccgacgtattagcaagctgaagtggcaatgggcagggcacatagtacgcagaactgacggccgatggggcagaaaggttctggaatggaggccgcgtaccggaaaacgcagcgtgggacgtccacctacaaggtggaccgacgacatcgtaaaggtagcagggaagcgctggacgcaggccgctaccaatcgatcaacatggaaagcattgggggaggcctatgttcagcagtggacgtcctgtggctgaaatgatgatgatgatgatgaaaaatttagcctatgttactcgtggataatgtagctttcgaaatcggcccagtactttttgagcctattcattacaaacatactgttacttcgatagtgagtgtagtagaagttaataaatgaaaagagtggactgtatgaaaataattgtctattcggtataaatttacaagattatcgagaccgtttagtgcaaggtcgttgaagagagtgcgtcaggatcgtcttcttagatgttcgctcgcgaaccgaacattgctcgttcgttcgccgaacgctcgccgctccctccggtcacgccgccagcgggcaatgtccgtgagtagacacaTACAATATACTttataatatactcaacatcaaataaaccgcaccttccgcgacgcgaactttaacgattttcttctgacacaatcatggtgccccaacaatattggtgttatttgaaagctcaataaatattcttaaagaaaaacacatttaatttcttaataaatgattaacacataaaattggtctaattgatcccataggtgggcccaaggtgaggtattttttcaagtcacatttatggtataccataaatgggcccacctatgggatcaattagaccaatttttatggttataaaaccgaataatgatctcacgtgtcctctttaatagatggatagcaattaaacccaacttaacagttttatagccataaaagttggctctagcgtaactacctattttttgaagaagtgactctggatccttctaaagaaacctttcctttaatgaaatgaaggttagaactaggcttttaaatggtaccaatattggtgggaagtggggatgcatacgtttgaaaatgtttgtcacgggaggtgcgatttatttgacgtcgagtgtattatagtgtatatagatatagatatagatttcgTTGCCTACCAAAGAaagattaaacattttttttaaatttgacacTGGCCATGCTCAAGTCAGGAAGCTTTagaaaaaacaatgaaaatcttTTTAATCATTAAACTTTTTCGCGCCAAACGCCCCCGCTCCTGATTCGTCGACACAACGTCATCCCGTGCTGTTTTACCGACACCCTCGTCGTGACTGACACCCGGGaaaaatcaataattttgaCAACAAACCACACGTCGCATCCAGTTGtgttttgtgattgtatttcGTGAAAAATGATGCAAGAATACGACGACGACTTCTTTTTTGAGGAGGACAAAATGTGAGTAATTTAGCTACATTTTGAAGGCACAAATAATAAGTTTAGCTTTTTAAATGTCAGTTCTTATCTGGCCCTTGTTATCAGTGACATCCTTCCTTTATTTTGCAGTGTTTGATTTTCGTTTGTTGTAAAGAGTTTGTTTTGGTGTGTTCTTCGATAAATGTGGCAGCCGGAGAGCCCAATTTTCGACTTCCACGACCCCAGGATGTACCCCCAGTTCCATTCACTGTTGGGGCACAACATGTTCGAGGATAAGATGTAAACCGTaaacatgtttattttgttaACTGCTTTTAGTTTATATTTTAGATTATGGGACTAACCAACTAAATAAggttaagattctgcttagctTACCTACATTGGTGTAAGCATGGGTGTAAGGCCAACAAgcaataaaatatcaaatacattaatttaattaggCGACGTATTTGAGTGCATTGGACACGTCATCTagaacaaattaattttatatcatTAAATAATTGCAGTACGTCGAGATTACGTTATTTCACCCTCTTCAAAAAAAATTGCCGTAAAAATAACCCTGCCCTTCTCCTAGATGATTTACTAATctcaaagtcaaaattcctCTATTTTTACAGCTGTTTTGTGCGTTCAAGCGTTACCTAACTAACAAATAGAAATTAGTGTTAAACAGAATTacttagtttattaatttcaatttttacACACATAAAGGTGTGACATTAACAGTTTGGTTAATCTACACTCTACATGTTAGATTTAAGTAGGCACCTATTttgattttagttaaaatatttacttatttgtttCTTCAAA
Coding sequences:
- the LOC135083241 gene encoding uncharacterized protein LOC135083241 codes for the protein MSSNEENLPSTSGQGQGRGRGRGRGRGANRGRGAEDPEALLTVRAARQVSQRHFANLSAADKDDLPDAPPRKRRTLNASPERELPEVVDPLQPTPQVDPLQPSTSWQPTPPLQVPADVEFVHNEEIGHGSRDPTPPLQVPADVEFVHNEIGHGSRDPTPPLQVPADVEFDHNEEIAESDASVDTAEADTVPNSPSSLDSLVFRLSTTENWANVCRTPQKKREYFNDDITDSDASC